One Vigna unguiculata cultivar IT97K-499-35 chromosome 11, ASM411807v1, whole genome shotgun sequence DNA window includes the following coding sequences:
- the LOC114168890 gene encoding uncharacterized protein LOC114168890, translating to MDSKVIKREVLQRELKEVLAKQAELGIEVAEIPSHYLKNSDNQGLQNEGKNKFSDKRKFQNKFNKKLDRKGRFGKKQKFADFSESPSLKMRKPTLLQKLLSADISKDKSHLFQVFRFMVINSFFKHCPDKPLRYPSVMVKENWSEVDTKKDIPKRGNEGAVKKIASLNNDDHSSEDEDSDVDENDSIVHNNPHKELFSLVKEGFEKSDEEGEILE from the exons ATGGACTCCAAGGTCATTAAAAGGGAGGTCTTACAAAGAGAG CTTAAGGAGGTTTTAGCAAAGCAAGCTGAATTAGGAATCGAAGTTGCTGAAATACCATCACACTACCTTAAGAATTCTGATAATCAAGGTCTTCAGAATGAAGGGAAAaacaaatttagtgacaaaaGAAAGTTCCAAAACAAGTTCAACAAGAAATTAGACAGAAAAGGTCGGTTCGGCAAGAAGCAAAAGTTTGCTGACTTTTCAGAAAGCCCTTCATTAAAAATGAGGAAGCCAACTTTATTGCAGAAACTCTTGAGTGCAGATATAAGCAAGGATAAGAGCCACCTGTTTCAGGTTTTCAGGTTCATGGTAATAAATTCTTTCTTCAAACATTGTCCTGATAAGCCACTTAGATATCCATCAGTCATGGTTAAAGAGAACTGGTCTGAAGTTGACACTAAAAAAGATATTCCTAAACGCGGGAACGAGGGAGCTGTCAAAAAAATTGCTAGCCTAAATAATGATGATCATAGTAGTGAAGACGAAGACAGTGATGTGGATGAGAATGACTCTATTGTACATAATAATCCACACAAAGAACTTTTTTCCTTGGTTAAAGAAGGATTTGAGAAATCTGATGAAGAGGGAGAAATTTTAGAATGA